One Silene latifolia isolate original U9 population chromosome 4, ASM4854445v1, whole genome shotgun sequence DNA segment encodes these proteins:
- the LOC141651749 gene encoding uncharacterized protein LOC141651749, producing MGLGNPDAVGGLRNLIRWEAPSIMFLCETKLNSRDMRKIRGSLVDYNGVEIDSVGRSGGLAVLWQGEVSCSLHSATVHYIDLDVDYEGKNWRFTGFYGWHVVQDRHLSWQHLRLLAGVSDGPWICMGDFNEILFSNEMKGGSRQQWQMNNFHDAVDECGLRDLPLEGYAFTYDNGQGEANRQCRLDKAMITSSWGYIFPYAKLLHLNREWSDHALIKVVLDTQVMEEMSKRPRMFRFEEVLIGEAGCEEVIERAWVCDEGNVMDTISRCAAELQEWKGVSIGKIVRDLKKKRDRLRRLNEGGRNEGQVRERKQLVQDIARLIRQEELFCRQRSRVLWLRQGDKNTKYFYRKAGERGTKNRIAKLVDDERREFKTKEAMAGCALSYFQTLFTSTRPTGFDELLLGVAGRVTNAMNKGLREPYRPEEVLTALNQMHPLKAPGVDGMNALFYQTYWHIVGRAVTRTVLGILNANPFPATLNRTTIVLISKKKAPDKMVDFRPISLCNVLYKLVSKVLANRLKVFLGDIMSENQSAFTPGRLITDNVLVAFEMFHHMKNSRGGGGHMALKLYMSKVYDRVEWVFLRAVLNAMGFDHLWVTRVMDCVETVSYAVNVNGRLSHVLVPERGLRQGDPLSPYLFILCAEVFSSMIRMAVENNSLHGIRVTTNAPVVSHLFFADDSIIFVRAKESEGQCVKDILRQYEMASGQMVSLEKTTVSFSKGTTMARRTGVIGVLGVRMVEEQEKYLGLPMVVGISKQAITKIVRDKLSKKLQGWRGMLLSKGGKEVLIKAVGQSIPTYVMSVFKLPANFCDELRSLVSRFWWGSENGVGFIYPY from the coding sequence ATGGGGCTGGGCAACCCCGATGCAGTAGGCGGGCTTCGGAACCTTATCCGATGGGAGGCCCCGTCTATTATGTTTTTGTGCGAAACTAAATTGAATAGTCGTGATATGAGGAAGATTAGAGGTAGCTTGGTGGATTATAATGGGGTGGAAATTGATAGTGTGGGTCGTTCCGGGGGGCTAGCTGTTTTGTGGCAAGGAGAGGTGAGCTGTTCTTTACATTCAGCTACGGTACACTATATTGATCTCGATGTGGACTACGAAGGGAAGAATTGGAGATTTACGGGGTTCTATGGATGGCATGTGGTCCAGGATCGTCACTTATCTTGGCAGCACCTTCGTCTATTAGCAGGAGTATCGGATGGGCCCTGGATTTGTATGGGAGACTTTAACGAGATCTTATTTTCCAACGAGATGAAGGGGGGCTCGAGACAACAGTGGCAAATGAATAATTTCCATGATGCGGTGGATGAGTGTGGTCTTCGGGACCTTCCTTTGGAGGGGTATGCTTTCACTTATGATAATGGACAAGGAGAGGCGAATAGGCAATGTCGACTGGATAAGGCTATGATTACTAGTTCTTGGGGATATATTTTTCCTTACGCGAAGTTGCTACACCTTAACAGAGAGTGGTCGGACCATGCCCTAATTAAGGTGGTTCTTGACACACAGGTTATGGAGGAGATGAGCAAACGCCCTCGGATGTTCAGATTCGAGGAGGTGTTGATAGGAGAGGCGGGGTGCGAGGAGGTAATCGAAAGGGCTTGGGTGTGTGATGAAGGGAATGTCATGGATACTATTAGTCGATGTGCGGCTGAATTACAGGAGTGGAAGGGAGTGAGTATTGGGAAGATAGTGAGGGACTTGAAGAAGAAAAGAGATAGGCTTCGAAGGCTTAATGAAGGGGGAAGGAATGAGGGTCAGGTTCGGGAGAGAAAGCAGCTTGTTCAGGACATTGCGCGGCTTATTAGGCAAGAGGAGCTTTTCTGCAGGCAGCGGTCGAGGGTGTTGTGGCTTCGGCAAGGGGACAAAAATACCAAGTATTTTTATCGGAAAGCGGGGGAAAGGGGAACAAAAAATAGAATTGCCAAGCTAGTGGAtgacgagagacgggaatttaaAACAAAGGAGGCGATGGCTGGATGTGCTTTGAGCTATTTCCAAACGCTTTTCACCTCCACTAGACCGACGGGATTTGATGAGCTCCTATTAGGTGTTGCAGGCCGTGTAACGAATGCAATGAATAAGGGCTTAAGAGAGCCTTACAGGCCCGAAGAAGTTTTAACCGCCTTGAACCAAATGCATCCTCTTAAGGCGCCGGGTGTGGACGGTATGAATGCTCTTTTTTATCAAACATACTGGCACATTGTAGGGAGGGCAGTGACTAGGACGGTGTTGGGTATATTGAATGCGAACCCGTTCCCGGCTACTTTAAATAGGACGACCATTGTTCTTATCTCGAAGAAGAAAGCTCCTGATAAAATGGTGGATTTTCGACCTATTAGCTTGTGTAATGTGCTTTACAAGTTAGTATCGAAAGTGCTTGCCAATCGTTTAAAGGTATTTTTGGGTGATATCATGTCAGAGAATCAAAGTGCCTTCACTCCAGGAAGACTTATTACTGATAATGTGCTAGTGGCTTTTGAGATGTTTCACCATATGAAGAATTCGCGCGGGGGAGGGGGTCACATGGCACTTAAACTATATATGTCGAAAGTTTATGACAGAGTTGAATGGGTCTTTCTGAGAGCGGTGTTGAATGCTATGGGCTTTGATCATTTATGGGTAACTAGAGTGATGGATTGTGTTGAGACGGTCTCTTACGCTGTTAACGTTAATGGGCGTTTGTCGCATGTCTTGGTGCCTGAGCGAGGTCTAAGACAAGGCGACcctctttctccttatttatttattctatGTGCTGAAGTTTTCTCTAGTATGATTCGCATGGCGGTGGAAAACAACTCGTTACACGGGATTAGAGTCACTACAAATGCCCCGGTTGTTTCACATTTGTTCTTCGCTGATGATAGTATAATTTTTGTTCGTGCTAAGGAATCGGAGGGGCAGTGCGTGAAGGACATATTACGGCAGTATGAGATGGCGTCGGGGCAAATGGTGAGCCTTGAGAAAACAACGGTATCGTTTAGTAAGGGTACGACTATGGCGAGGAGAACAGGGGTCATAGGGGTGCTCGGCGTGCGAATGGTGGAGGAACAGGAGAAGTATTTGGGCCTGCCAATGGTTGTAGGGATATCGAAACAAGCTATTACAAAGATTGTACGAGATAAGCTCAGCAAGAAGTTGCAGGGATGGCGGGGTATGTTGCTCTCTAAAGGAGGTAAGGAAGTTTTGATAAAGGCAGTTGGCCAATCTATTCCTACCTATGTTATGAGCGTCTTTAAACTACCTGCTAATTTTTGTGATGAATTACGTTCGCTTGTCTCTCGGTTTTGGTGGGGTAGCGAGAATGGTGTTgggttcatatacccctattag